TAACTACTGATCCAGAAACCATGCCAGAAAATTCAACAACATTTGTAATGACAAATCTTCAAAGTAATCTCAAGAAAACGCTTTTATAGGAGATGAAAAAGTATTGTAACGACGTAAAAAGTGGGCAGCATTGTTAGGTAAATTCAATTATCAAACGAGGTAATGAAAAGTTTGGTCTACCATTATGCCCAAGCGACAAAAACAAAACTCTGACCAAGCGCACAAACATAATACTCCTACTATAGATAATGAGGCGATTTCTCAACAATTAGAAGCGTTATTGACTCCAGCTATTTTCGCTCAACAAAAATATTACAAACAGTTAGGATTACGAGATAGAATTTTAAACTTATCGTTCATGGTGGCAGCAGTATTAACAATATTGTGGAGACAAGTTCCTGGAGTACAAGAGTTAAATCGCCTTTTGGCTAGAGTTGGTTTTTTATGGTGCCGTGTAACTAAAGTTGCTCAACAATCCCGTATCCATTAACAATAGTAAAGATAGAATCGAGGGCAATGTTGCCACTAAGCCTTTTATACATCAGTACTCGTTATGACAACCAAAATTGTTGATCAACTCTTAGCTGACTGGAAAAATAAAATTCAAGTAGTTAGCCAAAACCTGTTTGATCTACAAGAACTCCCAGTATATCAACGCCTTTGTGGGATTCCTGGTTTTCCTAAAGTTCATTTGACAGGCATTACTGCTCAAAAAGTGACTCCAGCGTTGGAGGCAATGAACGATTTATTTCAGTACTTTGACCTATTGGTGCAAACAATAGACCGAGCCAGTAGATTGCGGCAGCAATTACCACGATTTTTGGCAACAGAGGAAAAAATTGATGAAATTAAACAACTATTAACAGGCACTTCGATTCATCTGTATGTTGTGCAAACGCCATTAGCACAGAGAGAATTACTGACTGTGACTCAACAAGCAAACGCGATCGCTCCTGCACAATTATTAGAAGTAATGACTCAGGCTTTTTCTGTGGCCAGAGATGCAGTTTTAGCGGTTGATGCCGCTTGGACAAATCTAGAATTTATACTCCAAGATGCAGAATCGCAAATTATCTTAGGGCAAAACTTAGCCGCATCACTCAATCAAGCCTCTTGTCGGGAACTGGTACAAGCTCATGAAGCGATCGCTTCCCTACGAGAAAGAATTGAGCAAGATCCTTTGGGAGTGAGTGCAGAGATAGATCGGCAACTCAAACCTTTGTTGGCACAAGTTAAATTAGTCTTAGAGCAAGCCCAGAAACAACAGGCTCAGATACAAGAGAAAGTAGCGATCGCTCACAATTTATTAGAACAATTAATTAGACTTCACTCACAATCTATTGCTGCTTTTATGGAAAGCCAAGAAAAAGTTTTGTATCTAACAAAGCAAACTCCATTAGCCCAAGAGCAGATAGATGCCCTTAGCCAATGGCTCACACGCTTACAAAACAAGCTAGAGGAGGGTTTAGTTAGTCCAGTTATGCTCGGTTTAGATAATTGGATAGCCAAAGCCAAAGAATACATAACTGTAGAGCAACAGACATACACAGCTAATAGTACTTTATTACAAACTCGTCGGGAGTTACGTGGACGACTGGATGCCCTCAAAGCGAAAGCCTTAGCGCGGGGATTGATTGAAGATATTACCTTGGTGGATTTAGCCCAAAAAGCAACGCAACTCCTTTATATCCGCCCAACTCCATTAGACAAGGCATCGGAATTAGTTTCCCAATATGAAAAACGTTTAAACAGCCAATTTTAGGGGAACAATAAAGCAGATATCTGGTGAAAAAGATCGGGAGAAGAATAAACAATGATTTATGACTATAGATTTAGGAGACTTCAATGAACAGTCTTCGCTGTCTGCGGAATGGATGTACTGGCACTATTGAGGATGACTACTGTAATGTCTGTGGGTTAGCAGCATTAAAATCTGTTGATGTCAGCCAGAAGCAAAATGCCTCACTTACACTCAGAAGTTCACCAATTACCACAGCCACAGGCTCGTCTCCATTAACCAATCGTTCCAAGGGTTCGCGGCGTACTAGTAGCACTTCTGCCCGTAGTAGCCGCAGACAACTAGGAGCAGGATTAACTTCTGTACCAGAACTACCTTCAACGGAACCAGAAAAAGCGATTCTTACTAACCCAATGGTGCCGGAGAATAAACGCTTTTGTAGTAATTGCAATCATTCTTTGCGACGAGAAAACGGATTTTGCAGCAAGTGTGGGCAGAAGTATTCTTTTATTCCGACTCTGAAGCCTGGCGATGTAGTTGTCGGGCAATACGAAGTTAAAGGAGCGATCGCCTATGGTGGTTTAGGATGGATTTATTTAGGCTTCGATAAAACTTTATCTCGCTATGTAGTACTGAAGGGATTGCTCAACAGCGAAGACGCATCCAGTGCAGCCGTCGCCGTGGCAGAAAGACAATTCTTAGCAGTAGTAAAACACTCTAATATCGTGGGAATTTATAATTTCGTCAACCACGGTAATGAAGGTTTTATCATCATGGAATATGTGGGCGGTAAAACCCTCAAAGAAATCCGCAAAACTCGCGGGGCATTACCCGTAGCAGAAGCGATCGCATATATTCACCGCATCTTGGGAGCTTTTGCCTATCTACATTCCTTGGGGTTGGTATACTGCGACTTCAAGCCAGATAATATCATGATCGAAGACAACGACGTGAAATTAATCGACTTGGGTGGTGTCCGTCGCGTTGACGATCCCGATGGTGATATTTACGGTACAGTCGGCTATAGCGCTCCTGAAGCCGGCGAAGGCCCAACAATGGTTTCCGATTTATTTACCATTGGCAGAACTTTGGCGGTGTTGCTTACTGAGATTAAAGGTTTTAGTAAGGAACATTTATACACACTTCCCAGCCCCCAAGAAGAACCTTTATTTGCCCAACAAGAATCACTGTATCGCTTTCTGATTAAAGCCACCGCCGAAAATCCTGATGACCGATTTCAGTCAGCCGATGAAATGGCAGATCAGTTATTGGGTGTACTGCGGGAAGTTGTTGCCATTTCTACCAGTATTCCTCGTCCCGCCACCAGTAACCTGTTTGGTGGCGATATGTTGGCCATTACCCACAGTGGAAGTTTTGAACCAATTAAGCCAGAATATCAGCAATTACCGATACCCATATTAGATGCTAGCGATCCGGGCTTTAATGCAGTCCTAAATGCCAGCGCGATCGCCGATCCAGTCCAGCGAGCCGTCGGTTTAGATGTTGTTGTCAAACAATTCCCGAAATCAACTGAAGCCTTGTTGCGCTTGGCAAATAGCTTAATTGATACCAATGATTACGAAGAAGCAGAACAAGCTATAGCCCAAGTTGTAGCCAAAGATCCTTGGGATTGGCGGAGCTTTTGGTATCGTGGGCGATCGCTGATGGCGCAAAATAAACCTACAGAGGCGCAGAAAGCATTTGACCAAGTTTATTTTGATTTACCAGGAGAGTTAGCTCCGAAACTGGCGCTGGCGTTAGCCGCAGAACTTGCCGAAAATTACCAATTAGCGATTAAGATGTACAATTTGGTGTCCCGCACCGATCCGAGTTATGTATCAGCAGCTTTTGGGTTAGCACGTTGCTTTTGTGCCACTGGAAATCGCAACGGTGCTGTGGCAGCTTTAGAAAATATTCCGCAAACTTCTAATTTATATACACGAGCGCGAGTCGAAATTGCCCGAACTTTAATCAATGGCGATCGCTCGGCTCCAGGTACTCAAGAACTCAAAGCCGCTTCTGTGGCCATTGAAGCATTGACTTTAGTTGGTAGCGATCGCTATCGCCTGACTAAACAAGTATTAGAAACTGCTCTCAATTTAATCACCTCACGCCAACTCCAAGCTGCTGCTGATTTAACAATTTTGGGACAACCATTACAAGAAGTGCATCTGAGAAAGGGATTGGAAAAAGCCTTACGCGACATGGCGCACCTCGCAACTAAAGACGAAAAAATCTCTTTAGTCGATGAAGCTAATCGGGTACGTCCCAGAACCCTAATTTAAACCTAGTGAGGGGAATTTATGCAGTGTATATGTGGTGCATCCATCTTAGCTGATGATAAATTTTGTGAAGAATGCGGTACACCCTTAACGGCTAGTAAACCGCCAACTGCGATCGATAAATGTGAAAAATGTGGTGCAGGAATCGATCATGAAGGCTACTGTTGCCAATGTGGATTTCGTCAAGAACCACCAGTGCATGATTGGTTAGAAATAATAATTAATTCACAGCTAGCCGGAGTTAGCGATCGCGGACTCAAACATAGCCGCAATGAAGATTTCCTCGCTTTACAACAACTCAATGGCAATCAGCCGAATATTCTCGTAGTTTGTGATGGAGTTTCTAGTTCCGAAAAACCTGATTTAGCTGCTAAAACTGCTGCTGAAAGTACTTGTCTGGCTCTAGCGAATGCGTGGGAAACAGGGGAAAATTCCGCTTCGGCAATTAAATCAGCTTTTGCTACTGCTTTAGCCAATGTATGTAATATTTCTTATAGAAATAGTGGAGATTTGGAACCACCATCTACAACTATTGTGGCTGCAATTGTTCAAGAAGGTATCGCTACTATTGGCTGGTTAGGTGATAGTCGCGCTTACTGGATTTCTGCTCACAGTTACCAACAATTGACTCAGGATGATTCCTGGTTAACTGAAGTAGTCGCAGCCGGAAAAATCAGCGAAGCAGAAGCTAAACTATCTCCCAAAGCTCATGCAATTACGCGCTGGCTGGGAGCAGATGCCGTTGAGGATGCTGTTCCCTCAATTATGAAGTTTACTATTCCTGGTTCTGGATATCTGATTTTGTGTAGTGATGGATTGTGGAACTATACCTTAGATGCGGCACATTTAGCTAACTTAGTGCAGCGATCGCCCGTTCAAGATGCGATCGGCATATCTCGCACTCTTGTAGAATTTGCCCGTAATTGTGGTGGACATGACAACATTACTGTTGCTGTTCTCTGTTTATGAATTAAACTCTCAAACAAACAAAACACTATGTCTCATCAATTTAAAGCCGAAGTTTTTCAAAACCAATATCTACCCCAAGGAGCCAGAGAAGTTGATGCCATTATGACTATTACCGTCGAAAAAGGTGATAGTGCGATCGCAACTGAACACAATGGCAGACTTTTTGGCATCATCTGCGACACATCCGGTTCAATGGGAGGTGACAAGATACATGCAGCCAAAGATGCAATGACCAAAATTGTGAAATTGCTCCCAGAGGATGCCCATTTCTTCATCGTCACCGGTGCTGGTAAAGCCACTGTAGTTTTTCCTGTTTCTCCAGCCACGATAGAAAAAAAGCAAGAAGCGATCGCAGCTATTAAGAGTACTCTCGCTAATGGTGGTACTCTCATGTCTACTTGGTTGGCTCAAGCCTTAATACAATTCAAAAAGATGCCTAGCGCAGTTCGTCAAGCACTACTACTCACCGATGGGCAAAATGATGAATCTGATGAGAAATCCTTGAAGAAAGTTTTACTTGAATGTGAAGGTGTCTTTCAGTGCGACTGTCGTGGTGTCGGAACTGATTGGCGAGTTGCTCAACTTCAAGAAATTGCCAGCAAACTTTTAGGGACAACCGATATTATTCCTAACGCCGCAATGATTGAAAGTGACTTTCGTGCCATTTTGGAAAAAGCCATGAGTAAAAATGTTAGCGATGTCGCTTTACGTTTATGGACACCACAAGGAGCCAAAGTCTTATTTTGTAAACAAGTTAGTCCCGATATTGTTGACCTTACCCACCGCCATAAACCTGTCAAGCCTCAGATGGTTGATTACCCCACTGGAGCTTGGGGAAGTAACGAGTCTCGTGATTACCACTTCTGTATCGAAGTCAATCCAGGTAATATCGGCGATGAAATGTTAGCAGGCCGAGCCAGTTTAGTATACACCCTCAACGGCACAGAAACTAAAGTTGCAGAAGCCCGTATTTTGGCAACCTGGACTGATGACGAAGCCAAATCTACCAAAATCGATCGGCGAGTTGCCCACTATACTGGACAAGCAGAACTGGCTCAGTCAATTCAAGAAGGATTGGAAGCTCGTGCTAGAAATGATATTGAGCTTGCTACTGCCAAATTAGGTAAGGCAGTAAAACTAGCCCATGAATCAGGGAATGAAGCCACAGCCAAACTACTGAAAACCGTAGTTGAGGTGGAGGATGCACCGACAGGAACAGTCCGGTTGAAGCGAGAAGTCGCTAAAGAAGATGCAATGGCATTGGAAACACGTTCCACAAAAACGACTCGAATTCCTAAATCTCCCAATTAATTGTTATTGGTAAATACAAACGACTTATACCGATTTTAAAAATTACTTCAGTAACTATGTCAATCTATCAATGTCCTAAAGGACATGAATCAACTGAATTAGATTTTTGTTCAGAGTGCGGTACTAAGATTCTGGGTGTACCTGAACTTCCATTCGTCCAAAAAACAATTGACTCAACAGTAACGCCAACTAAAACCACAGAAAATTGCCCAGATTGTAGCACCGCCCACGAACCTAACAGTGGCAATTTTTGTGAAATTTGTGGTTACAACTTCGTCACAGGGTCGCATGGTGAAGTACCCATTGCCAAACGCACCCAAGAAGAAGAAATGGCAACAAAGCGACAGACAAATACCAATAGTTCTGAGTCTGGATTAATAGATTCTCAATTGTTAGTTATTGGTTGGGATGTAGTTGTCTATATTGACCCATCTTTACGCCATCCCGAAAGTCCAGAACCACCTATAAATCAACCACCGATTACATTTCACCTCGATAAGACAATTAACTTAATTGGTCGCAATAGCGAAGTTAGAGCAATTCACCCAGAAATTGCTTTAGATTTTGATGATGCTGTCTCACACCGCCATGCTTTGCTTACCCTAGAGACAGACAATACATTAACTCTCCGTGATATTGGTTCTGCGAATGGTACACAATTAAAAGCTGTGGAATTGAAGCCAATGGTAGATATAAAACTTCAGGATGGAGACGAATTTACTCTTGGACATTGGACTCGGATCGCGGTGAAAGCTGTTCGGAAATTAGGATAAATCTGCAAATAAAATAAATATATGAGTAAAATCATCGCTCTTTTAAGTCAGAAAAATTATAAATTGACGACTCCAGAACGACTCCAGATAGGATTATACTTAACCGGAGCAACCAGTTTACTATTACTGATTGCGATTATTAGCGCAGTTCAAGGGCAAAGACACGCGATCAAAACCGTTGGTGAAGATTCCACACCCAGCATAGTCACTGCTCAACGCCTCAAGGACGCATTTGCCGGTATGGATGCTAGTGTCGCTGATGAACTTTTAGTACCAGCAGGACAAAACCAAGATGCAGTCAAAGGTTACGAAGAAAGATACCAAAAAGCTGCTGAAAGATTAGTTGCTGCTGCTGAGAATATCACCTATGCAGATAAAGAGCGAAAACCCATTCAGACGATGCAACTCGGCTTAGGTAACTACATAGCCCAAATTCAACAGGCACGCGATTTTCACGCACGCGGTGATACTAACGCCATGCTGGTTGCTTACCGTGCAGCTGCGGAACTTATGGATAAAACCTTACTGCCAGCAGCCGACGAGTTAGATAAAGTAAATATACAAGTTTTAGAAGAAACTTATACCGAACAAAAGGTTGCTGCTAATAATTCTTTGATCTTAATTTTTGTTTCTGGGGCAGCACTGATAATTGTGCTAGTAGGGATTCAGATATTTCTGAGTCAAAAGATGCGCCGCACCCTCAATCCTATGCTGTTGGTTGCCACAGCGATCGCCTTGGCTTTATTAAGTTATACCACAGTCACGTTGCTGGCCTCTGCGGAAAATCTTAGGACTGCTAAAGAAGATGCGTTCAATTCTATGCATGCTCTGCGAGAAGCTCGTGCTAATGCCTACATCGCTAATGCTGCTGAAAGCCGCTATTTACTTGACCCAGCTTTTGCTACCAACTACGAACGAGCTTTTTTCAGCAATGTAGCTCAAATTGCCCAAATTCCTCAAGGCCAAACTGCTCAAACTATAGCATCTGCCTATAATTCTCAGGGTAAAAAGATAGATGGTTTTAAAGGTTACATTGCTGACGAACTGAATAATATCACCTTCCCAGGTGAAAAAGAAGCCGCACTTGCCAGTCTGGTGACTTTAGGTAAATACCTGGCCATTGACCAACAAATTCGCCAGTTAGAGCGCAGTGGCAAGCATCAAGAGGCGATCGCTCTGTGCGTAGGAAATAAGTCTGGACAGTCCAACTGGCTGTTTGAAGAGTTTAAAACAGCTAATCAAAAGACATTTGATATCAACCAAGCAGTCTTTGATCGGGCAATTCACCAAGGTTTCAGCAATATAGATGGTTTTGAGATTAAAACAGCGATCGCAGCAAGTACAGTTCTGCTTCTGAGTTTCTTTGGATTGTTACCACGTCTCAAAGAATACTCAAATTGAGATGAAGGCAGCAATAATATAGAGTTAACTACACCAGTTACTAACACACATGATATTCCTCAAACATTAGATGAGGCTGTTCAGGGGTGGAAGGGGCTGAAGCTGAAAATGCGCCTTGAACTGGACAGTGTTGGATCTTTCTACAGTTGACTTCGCAAGTTTGTTTTAGCCCAAGATTGAACCTGAACCAACTTCCCACTGATGTTTGAGCAGTTCTTGATAAGTCGTTTCCCTTATCATCATCTGCTTATAGAGCATCAGCAAGAACTCTTGAGCTTGTTCACGGGACATCTGCTGCACAAGATCCGCAAAAGTTCTAAGGCTAAATTCTTGTTCTAAAGATAATTCAATGGGTTGGTTCATAGCTTTTATTTGAGTTTGCTTATGTAAGCAAATATTGTTTTATATAAATAAATGTTACGATGGCTTTACAAAAGATGAAGGGGTGTAAACCGTACCGATGTAGGTTATAAATACCGTCTCTGCTGCTGAAAACCTTGATATAACTCCATTGTGGCAACCCAAGTAAAAACTTAAGTTCTAAAGTTTCTTACTAAGAGGTTTTAAAAGCATTTTTCGCCCCTGCTTGCGGCTGGCGATCGCCTACGGCGGGGATACTGTTGGCAAAATATTACTTAACATAAAAAAGGCAAATCACCCGTGTAGTACATGGATGAGATTGATGTAGCGCTCCGTATAATACACCGAAAAAAGACAACTAATTTAGCTGTTTAGGGAATTCGCCAACGGTATCCGGCGGGCAAAACAGCGCCATCGCTCAAAAGAAGAGATGGGCATTTGGGCAAGAGTGGTGAGCGTCGCGGCGTAATGCTGGAGTTTGAGAATCTGAATATGACAACAAACACTTAGGAGAATGGGAAGATTCGTCAAGTATCCCCCCTGGTGAATGGAGAAAACAGCATAAGAGAAACTAGAATAAGAGAATTTGACCTAAAATATTTCCTTTTCAACTAGATAAATTAAATCTCAGAATTAATGCTAATTTAATTTCATCTTAAATTTAACAATGTAGTTTACAGTGGTTACTCTGCTTCCGAAAAAGAACTGAGATTAATAACAATTCAAAACGGGTAAAGCAACTTATCAGCTTCTTACTTAAAAAGGGGCTAATTGTCTGTTGATAAATTTGAGAAAATGAGCATACATATATGTTGAGAACAATTAGATATCCTTGGCAATTGATTGCCGGAATTAGTAATGGATTAGCAGTATTAACGAGCGTCGCTATAAGCAGCCAAGCAGCGTTAGCAGCCACAGTGCCAACTTTCGATCACATCGTCCTCGTCATTGAAGAAAACCACGGGTATTCACAAATTATCGGTTCGAGTAGCGCTCCATATATCAATTCACTAGCAACGCAAGGCGCTCTCTTCACAAATTCCCACGGTGTGACACACCCAAGCCAACCCAACTACTTAGCCTTGTTTAGTGGCTCTACACAAGGTGTGACAAACGATAATTGTCCATTAACATTTGGCGGAGCTAATCTGACTACCCAGTTATTGGGCATTGGCAAGACTTTTATAGGTTATTCGGAGAGTCTACCCAGTGTTGGTTATACAGGTTGTAACTCCGGCGGGTCTAATGGTTACTATCGTAAACACAACCCTTGGGTTGATTTCACTAATGTTACTAGTTCCGTAAATCAACCGTTTACAAGTTTTCCTTCGTCTGCGAATTTTGCCAATCTACCTACTGTCTCCGTTGTTGTTCCTAACCAACTAGATGATATGCACAATGGCACGATTCAACAAGGTGATACCTGGCTGAAAAATAATCTGGATGCCTATGCACAGTGGGCTAAAACTCACAACAGCTTGCTGATTGTTACCTTTGATGAAGATAATGGCACAACCAGCAATCGGATTGCAACTATCTTTTATGGCGCTCACGTTATAACGGGACAATATAGTGAGAATATCAATCACTACAATGTGTTACGCACGATTGAAGCAAGCTATGGATTACCTGGATTGAATAATGCCACTAATGCAACCCCAATTACTGATTCCTGGCAATAAGTAACTTTTTTGCCCTTGTGTGAGTTTTTGGGGAAAAGTGGTATGAAATTAAAATTTCAGATTAGATGAGTGTATGCGATCGCAATCAATCCCTCAGTTGTTCAAGCACACCCTCTATTTTTTCTTTGACAGCTCCTAGTGCCAAAAGTGACGATCGCACAGATTCCGTCAAACCAACGACCCCTGTAATATTCTAGGACCAGCCCTTTCAAGGTCTTGTAATTTTCCCCAAATTATAGTTAGTTGAAAAAATAAAGTTGGTAAACGGGGAATAGCTAGAATGATTATAGGTCATGTGTTTGAGCGTTTTGTAGAAGAAAGTCCGGTTTCGGTCATGGTTCGCGGACTTCTCGAAACAATTTTATGTCCTCAGAAACTTGACGAGTTATTTGAGAAAAATGCAAAAACTCAGTATACAAAGGAATTACTGTTCTCTACGGTAGTAGAGATGATGAATACAGTCACTTGTGGGATTAGACCTTCAATTCATGCTGCATATCAAGCTAAAACATCACAAATGAATGTTTCAGTTACTTCTGTCTATAACAAGCTAAATGCAATGGAGACTGATGTAAGCGCTGAATTAGTAAGGGAGACAGGAACTTCAATGGAAGCAATTATTCGGCATTTAAACGGAAGCTTACTAGATTGGCTACCTGGTTATCGGCTTAAAATTTTAGATGGCAATGCAATAGGTGCAAGTGAACATCGTCTAAAACCTCTTCGTGACTGTAACAGTGCGCCTTTACCAGGGCAATCATTGGTGGTACTTGACCCATCTCTAATGCTGGCAATTGATGTTTTCCTATGTGTTGATGCTCATGCTCAAGAGCGTTCCCTACTACATAAAGTTTTGACAACAATCGAAGAAGATGATGTCTGGATCGCTGACCGAAATTTCTGCACTTTGAACTTTTTGAGTGGTATCGTAGCGAGAAAGGGCTATTTCATCATCCGAGAGCATCAATGTTTTCCTTGGTATGATGCCTCAGAATTTCGCCATATTGGTTCAGTAGAAGGAGGAACAGTTTTTGAACAAACAGTTAAAGTCAGCGATGATGAAGGCTATTTATCGAGTTTAATTAGTGTACCAAGATTCATAATAGACTGAGCGATCTAATCTTAACCTACTGCTATATTTAGGCGATCGCTCTTTTAAACCAGAAGATGCAGAGCGATCGCAGATACAGTCGTTGAACGCAGCTTGAAACCCGCTCTAAATTAGGAAATCGCAGATTAGAGAGCGATCGCTAAC
This genomic interval from Nostoc sp. KVJ3 contains the following:
- a CDS encoding serine/threonine-protein kinase; the encoded protein is MNSLRCLRNGCTGTIEDDYCNVCGLAALKSVDVSQKQNASLTLRSSPITTATGSSPLTNRSKGSRRTSSTSARSSRRQLGAGLTSVPELPSTEPEKAILTNPMVPENKRFCSNCNHSLRRENGFCSKCGQKYSFIPTLKPGDVVVGQYEVKGAIAYGGLGWIYLGFDKTLSRYVVLKGLLNSEDASSAAVAVAERQFLAVVKHSNIVGIYNFVNHGNEGFIIMEYVGGKTLKEIRKTRGALPVAEAIAYIHRILGAFAYLHSLGLVYCDFKPDNIMIEDNDVKLIDLGGVRRVDDPDGDIYGTVGYSAPEAGEGPTMVSDLFTIGRTLAVLLTEIKGFSKEHLYTLPSPQEEPLFAQQESLYRFLIKATAENPDDRFQSADEMADQLLGVLREVVAISTSIPRPATSNLFGGDMLAITHSGSFEPIKPEYQQLPIPILDASDPGFNAVLNASAIADPVQRAVGLDVVVKQFPKSTEALLRLANSLIDTNDYEEAEQAIAQVVAKDPWDWRSFWYRGRSLMAQNKPTEAQKAFDQVYFDLPGELAPKLALALAAELAENYQLAIKMYNLVSRTDPSYVSAAFGLARCFCATGNRNGAVAALENIPQTSNLYTRARVEIARTLINGDRSAPGTQELKAASVAIEALTLVGSDRYRLTKQVLETALNLITSRQLQAAADLTILGQPLQEVHLRKGLEKALRDMAHLATKDEKISLVDEANRVRPRTLI
- a CDS encoding PP2C family serine/threonine-protein phosphatase, translated to MQCICGASILADDKFCEECGTPLTASKPPTAIDKCEKCGAGIDHEGYCCQCGFRQEPPVHDWLEIIINSQLAGVSDRGLKHSRNEDFLALQQLNGNQPNILVVCDGVSSSEKPDLAAKTAAESTCLALANAWETGENSASAIKSAFATALANVCNISYRNSGDLEPPSTTIVAAIVQEGIATIGWLGDSRAYWISAHSYQQLTQDDSWLTEVVAAGKISEAEAKLSPKAHAITRWLGADAVEDAVPSIMKFTIPGSGYLILCSDGLWNYTLDAAHLANLVQRSPVQDAIGISRTLVEFARNCGGHDNITVAVLCL
- a CDS encoding vWA domain-containing protein → MSHQFKAEVFQNQYLPQGAREVDAIMTITVEKGDSAIATEHNGRLFGIICDTSGSMGGDKIHAAKDAMTKIVKLLPEDAHFFIVTGAGKATVVFPVSPATIEKKQEAIAAIKSTLANGGTLMSTWLAQALIQFKKMPSAVRQALLLTDGQNDESDEKSLKKVLLECEGVFQCDCRGVGTDWRVAQLQEIASKLLGTTDIIPNAAMIESDFRAILEKAMSKNVSDVALRLWTPQGAKVLFCKQVSPDIVDLTHRHKPVKPQMVDYPTGAWGSNESRDYHFCIEVNPGNIGDEMLAGRASLVYTLNGTETKVAEARILATWTDDEAKSTKIDRRVAHYTGQAELAQSIQEGLEARARNDIELATAKLGKAVKLAHESGNEATAKLLKTVVEVEDAPTGTVRLKREVAKEDAMALETRSTKTTRIPKSPN
- a CDS encoding FHA domain-containing protein, which codes for MSIYQCPKGHESTELDFCSECGTKILGVPELPFVQKTIDSTVTPTKTTENCPDCSTAHEPNSGNFCEICGYNFVTGSHGEVPIAKRTQEEEMATKRQTNTNSSESGLIDSQLLVIGWDVVVYIDPSLRHPESPEPPINQPPITFHLDKTINLIGRNSEVRAIHPEIALDFDDAVSHRHALLTLETDNTLTLRDIGSANGTQLKAVELKPMVDIKLQDGDEFTLGHWTRIAVKAVRKLG
- a CDS encoding NblA/ycf18 family protein; amino-acid sequence: MNQPIELSLEQEFSLRTFADLVQQMSREQAQEFLLMLYKQMMIRETTYQELLKHQWEVGSGSILG
- a CDS encoding alkaline phosphatase family protein codes for the protein MLRTIRYPWQLIAGISNGLAVLTSVAISSQAALAATVPTFDHIVLVIEENHGYSQIIGSSSAPYINSLATQGALFTNSHGVTHPSQPNYLALFSGSTQGVTNDNCPLTFGGANLTTQLLGIGKTFIGYSESLPSVGYTGCNSGGSNGYYRKHNPWVDFTNVTSSVNQPFTSFPSSANFANLPTVSVVVPNQLDDMHNGTIQQGDTWLKNNLDAYAQWAKTHNSLLIVTFDEDNGTTSNRIATIFYGAHVITGQYSENINHYNVLRTIEASYGLPGLNNATNATPITDSWQ